The proteins below come from a single Crossiella sp. CA-258035 genomic window:
- the speB gene encoding agmatinase, giving the protein MTAPTPPPAPGQLSNPDQLGIRGPIDASRVPRFAGWPTFARLPRRDEVDRCDIAVLGFPFDAGASYRPGARFGPAAIREGSRLLRPYHPGLAISPFATVQVADCGDVAANPFDIPEALAQMTEATTALVATGAIPVALGGDHTIALPMLRAVAGRHGPVALLHFDAHLDTWDTYFGAAHTHGTVFRRAAEEGLLDTSRLTHVGIRGPLYGPGDLATDEALGFLAITSMDLAETSAREIAARIATRIDDAPLYISVDIDVLDPAHAPGTGTPEAGGLTSRELLGILRGLAGCRIVGADVVEVSPAYDHAELTAIAAAHTAYELISLIAARRRIDKEKHR; this is encoded by the coding sequence ATGACCGCGCCCACCCCTCCCCCTGCTCCCGGGCAACTCAGCAACCCAGACCAGCTCGGCATCCGGGGACCGATCGACGCGTCCCGGGTCCCCCGTTTCGCCGGCTGGCCCACCTTCGCCCGCCTGCCCCGCCGCGACGAGGTCGACCGCTGCGACATCGCCGTCCTCGGCTTCCCCTTCGACGCCGGCGCCTCCTACCGACCCGGCGCCCGCTTCGGCCCGGCCGCGATCCGCGAGGGCAGCCGCCTGCTCCGCCCCTACCACCCCGGCCTGGCCATCTCCCCGTTCGCCACGGTCCAGGTCGCCGACTGCGGTGACGTCGCGGCCAACCCCTTCGACATCCCCGAGGCCCTGGCCCAGATGACCGAGGCCACCACCGCCCTGGTGGCCACCGGCGCCATCCCGGTCGCCCTCGGCGGCGACCACACCATCGCGCTGCCCATGCTGCGCGCGGTCGCCGGCAGGCACGGACCGGTGGCGCTGCTGCACTTCGACGCGCACCTGGACACCTGGGACACCTACTTCGGCGCCGCGCACACCCACGGCACGGTGTTCCGCCGCGCCGCCGAGGAGGGCCTGCTCGACACCTCCCGGCTCACCCACGTCGGCATCCGCGGCCCGCTCTACGGCCCCGGCGACCTGGCCACGGACGAGGCGCTCGGCTTCCTGGCGATCACCTCGATGGACCTGGCGGAAACCAGCGCCCGCGAGATCGCCGCCCGGATCGCCACGCGGATCGACGACGCCCCGCTCTACATCTCGGTGGACATCGACGTGCTCGACCCCGCGCACGCCCCCGGCACCGGCACCCCCGAGGCGGGCGGCCTGACCAGCCGGGAGCTGCTCGGCATCCTGCGCGGCCTGGCGGGCTGCCGGATCGTCGGCGCGGACGTGGTGGAGGTCAGCCCGGCCTACGACCACGCCGAGCTGACCGCGATCGCCGCCGCGCACACCGCCTACGAACTGATCAGTCTCATCGCGGCGCGCCGCCGAATCGACAAGGAGAAGCACCGGTGA
- a CDS encoding sodium:solute symporter, producing the protein MTIDSAVMITYLVAMVVIGWWAARRARDKSEFLVAGRRLGYVMYSGTMSAVVLGGASTVGGIGLGYQYGLSGAWMVLTIGLGVLGLSLVFAARITRLKVYTVSEMLDLRYGGKAAPVSGVVMWAYSLMLMATSTIACATIFGVLFGMSHIPSVLLGGGIVVLYSVLGGMWSITATDIVQFVVKSVGILLVLLPAAIIKAGGFSAMAAKLEPQFFSLWAIGGENIFKYVLLYFFGLLIGQDIWQRVFTARDDRVARIGGAFSGVYCLVYAFAGALIGTATKALYPALEARDRAFATIVTEALPVGLKGLVLAAALAAVMSTASGALIACATVAGNDLWPRLRRNPGAGDDLRTTRLFTLILGVLGVAIACLVSDVVTALDVAYNLLVGGLLVPILGGLLWRRATRAGALTAMTLGGGTVIACMAYFGLSAQEPIYLGLLVGLVSYVTVSLLTRPEDPARLATWERRLAGESNPAEPTAAR; encoded by the coding sequence GTGACGATCGACTCGGCGGTGATGATCACCTACCTGGTGGCCATGGTGGTCATCGGCTGGTGGGCGGCCCGGCGGGCCAGGGACAAGAGCGAGTTCCTGGTCGCGGGTAGGCGCCTGGGCTACGTCATGTACTCCGGCACCATGTCCGCGGTGGTGCTCGGCGGCGCGTCCACCGTCGGCGGGATCGGGCTGGGCTACCAGTACGGGCTGTCCGGGGCGTGGATGGTGCTGACCATCGGGCTCGGCGTGCTCGGCCTGAGCCTGGTGTTCGCCGCGCGGATCACCCGGCTCAAGGTCTACACGGTCAGCGAGATGCTCGACCTGCGCTACGGCGGCAAGGCGGCGCCGGTCTCCGGCGTGGTCATGTGGGCCTACTCGCTGATGCTGATGGCCACCTCCACCATCGCCTGCGCCACCATTTTCGGCGTGCTGTTCGGGATGTCGCACATCCCGTCGGTGCTGCTCGGCGGCGGCATCGTGGTGCTGTACTCGGTGCTCGGCGGCATGTGGTCGATCACCGCGACCGACATCGTGCAGTTCGTGGTGAAGAGCGTCGGCATCCTGCTGGTGCTGCTGCCCGCGGCGATCATCAAGGCGGGCGGGTTCAGCGCGATGGCGGCGAAGCTGGAGCCGCAGTTCTTCTCGCTGTGGGCCATCGGCGGCGAGAACATCTTCAAGTACGTGCTGCTGTACTTCTTCGGCCTGCTCATCGGCCAGGACATCTGGCAGCGGGTGTTCACCGCGCGGGATGACAGGGTGGCCCGGATCGGCGGCGCGTTCTCCGGCGTCTACTGCCTGGTCTACGCCTTCGCCGGCGCTCTCATCGGCACCGCGACCAAGGCGCTGTACCCGGCGCTGGAGGCCCGCGACCGGGCGTTCGCCACCATCGTCACCGAGGCCCTGCCGGTCGGTCTCAAGGGCCTGGTGCTGGCGGCCGCGCTGGCCGCGGTCATGTCCACCGCCAGCGGCGCCCTCATCGCCTGCGCCACGGTCGCCGGCAACGACCTGTGGCCCCGCCTGCGCCGCAATCCCGGCGCGGGCGACGACCTGCGCACCACGCGTCTGTTCACACTGATCCTCGGCGTGCTCGGAGTGGCCATCGCCTGCCTGGTCTCCGACGTGGTCACCGCCCTGGACGTCGCCTACAACCTCCTGGTGGGCGGCCTCCTGGTACCGATCCTCGGCGGCCTGCTCTGGCGCCGAGCCACCCGCGCCGGCGCCCTGACCGCGATGACCCTCGGCGGTGGCACCGTGATCGCCTGCATGGCCTACTTCGGCCTGTCCGCCCAGGAACCGATCTACCTGGGTCTGCTCGTCGGCCTGGTCAGCTACGTGACGGTCAGCCTGCTCACCCGCCCCGAGGACCCGGCCCGGCTGGCCACCTGGGAACGCCGCCTCGCGGGCGAGAGCAACCCCGCCGAACCGACGGCGGCCCGATGA
- a CDS encoding PucR family transcriptional regulator, with protein sequence MATVTIGLHDVLARADLGLTQLSGPAEDRTIRWVHICELRDPGHYLTGGELLLTAGVDFPDTRAETHRYVRRLVAAGAAALGFGVTPVHDEVPPELVTACRRHGLPLLLVPQRTSFLVISQVVSLMLAAQERAGQHRISVAQAALTRAAARPDGVSAVVRQLAAALGGWAVLADGRRRLSSGGAVPARAEEVEELVARLLTPGGPSSATAHRAGGQVVAQALGRTGRVLLAGREPGFGTADRAILEVGVALLTVLSGADRLPAPVGEPVAALLALVLDGAAAEVETHVAAAAGVSPGGQWQVVRARRAGTTGEVDRAEVAARLGTPLVGFAEDGGVRALVPAAGRSALAEDPRWLVAASAPVGWAEVPGAARRMTRLLRHAVAQGRSLTESPRGGLDGLVPAADAAEFARARLAPLAGHPAPLAETLRAWLAAGGNWETAAQVLGVHRNTVRHRVATAARLLDCDPQDADTRAELWLALRWLPEPQPGQT encoded by the coding sequence ATGGCCACGGTGACCATCGGGCTGCACGACGTGCTCGCCCGCGCCGACCTCGGGCTGACCCAGCTGAGCGGGCCCGCGGAGGACCGCACGATCCGGTGGGTGCACATCTGCGAGCTGCGTGACCCGGGGCACTACCTCACCGGCGGCGAGCTGCTGCTGACCGCGGGCGTGGACTTCCCGGACACCAGGGCCGAGACGCACCGCTACGTCCGGCGGCTGGTCGCGGCCGGGGCGGCGGCGCTGGGCTTCGGGGTGACCCCGGTCCACGACGAGGTGCCGCCGGAGCTGGTCACCGCCTGCCGCCGGCACGGGCTGCCGCTGCTGCTGGTGCCGCAGCGGACCTCGTTCCTGGTGATCAGCCAGGTGGTCTCGCTGATGCTGGCCGCGCAGGAACGGGCCGGTCAGCACCGGATCTCGGTCGCGCAGGCCGCGCTGACCAGGGCGGCGGCCCGGCCGGACGGGGTGTCGGCGGTGGTCCGGCAGCTGGCCGCGGCACTGGGCGGGTGGGCGGTGCTGGCGGACGGGCGGCGCCGGTTGAGCAGCGGGGGAGCGGTGCCCGCGCGGGCGGAGGAGGTGGAGGAGCTGGTGGCGCGGCTGCTCACGCCGGGCGGGCCGTCCTCGGCGACCGCGCACCGGGCCGGCGGACAGGTGGTGGCGCAGGCGCTGGGGCGGACCGGGCGGGTGCTGCTCGCGGGCCGGGAACCGGGGTTCGGCACCGCGGACCGGGCGATCCTGGAGGTCGGCGTGGCGCTGCTGACCGTGCTCAGCGGCGCGGACCGGCTGCCCGCGCCGGTGGGGGAGCCGGTGGCGGCGCTGCTCGCGCTGGTGCTCGACGGCGCGGCCGCCGAGGTGGAGACGCACGTGGCCGCCGCGGCCGGGGTGTCGCCCGGCGGGCAGTGGCAGGTGGTGCGGGCGCGGCGGGCCGGGACCACCGGGGAGGTCGACCGGGCCGAGGTCGCCGCCCGGCTGGGCACCCCGCTGGTCGGGTTCGCCGAGGACGGCGGGGTGCGCGCGCTGGTCCCGGCGGCCGGGCGGAGCGCGCTGGCCGAGGACCCGCGCTGGCTGGTCGCGGCCAGCGCGCCGGTGGGCTGGGCCGAGGTGCCCGGCGCGGCCCGCCGGATGACCCGGCTGCTGCGGCACGCGGTGGCGCAGGGCCGTTCGCTGACCGAGTCGCCGCGCGGCGGACTGGACGGGCTGGTGCCCGCGGCGGACGCGGCGGAGTTCGCGCGCGCCCGGCTCGCGCCGCTGGCCGGGCACCCGGCTCCACTGGCCGAGACGCTGCGGGCCTGGCTGGCCGCCGGTGGCAACTGGGAGACCGCGGCCCAGGTGCTCGGCGTGCACCGCAACACCGTGCGGCACCGCGTGGCGACCGCTGCCCGGCTGCTGGACTGCGATCCGCAGGACGCGGACACCCGCGCCGAACTGTGGCTCGCCCTGCGTTGGCTGCCCGAACCGCAGCCCGGCCAAACGTGA
- a CDS encoding class I SAM-dependent methyltransferase: protein MVARETESSGHLLAGKASFDHIYEQHDPRAYFGTLRPLEYQIPHHAQQVFRRLLEFCPKPATGATVTDLCCSYGVNTALLRHDLVLNDLYVRYAEVDSSSAQDLAARDHTFFRSRRRPKAPRTVGIDRSARAVAYAQRAGMLDAGFGEDLEHAEPSAGLREAVAETNMVTVTGGVGYITHLTFRRLLDCVRRPPWVAAFVLRGVSYRAIAEALGKHGLVTEKLSGRTFRQRRFASAEEARTTVHALTSAGIPVRDKESTGYFHTDLYLSRPAGEVAERPVERLLAD from the coding sequence GTGGTAGCCCGTGAGACCGAGTCGAGCGGACATCTCCTGGCCGGAAAAGCCAGTTTCGACCACATCTACGAACAGCACGACCCGCGCGCCTACTTCGGCACGCTGCGCCCCCTGGAGTACCAGATCCCGCACCACGCCCAGCAGGTCTTCCGCAGGCTGCTGGAGTTCTGCCCCAAGCCGGCCACCGGCGCCACGGTGACCGATCTCTGCTGCTCCTACGGCGTCAACACCGCCCTGCTGCGGCACGACCTGGTGCTCAACGACCTGTACGTGCGCTACGCCGAGGTGGACTCCTCCTCGGCGCAGGACCTCGCCGCCCGGGACCACACCTTCTTCCGCAGCCGCCGACGCCCGAAGGCCCCGCGCACGGTGGGCATCGACCGCTCGGCCCGCGCGGTCGCCTACGCGCAGCGGGCCGGGATGCTGGACGCGGGCTTCGGTGAGGACCTGGAGCACGCCGAGCCCAGCGCGGGACTGCGTGAAGCCGTGGCGGAGACGAACATGGTCACGGTCACCGGCGGGGTCGGCTACATCACCCACCTGACCTTCCGGCGGCTGCTCGACTGCGTGCGCCGCCCGCCGTGGGTGGCCGCGTTCGTGCTGCGCGGGGTGTCCTACCGGGCCATCGCCGAGGCGCTCGGCAAGCACGGACTGGTCACCGAGAAGCTCTCCGGCCGGACCTTCCGGCAGCGCCGCTTCGCCTCCGCCGAGGAGGCCAGGACCACCGTGCACGCCCTGACCTCCGCGGGAATCCCGGTGCGGGACAAGGAGTCCACCGGCTACTTCCACACCGACCTCTACCTGTCCCGGCCGGCCGGTGAGGTGGCCGAGCGGCCAGTGGAGCGGCTGCTGGCCGACTGA
- a CDS encoding CoA transferase, with the protein MNALQQVWGVLGGNPADLASVTVTSPDEILPSIFKVTEAATAVVAAGSLAAARLWRTRGGPGPEVTVDGRAAAVALRSERYLRIDGVVPPVWGPLSGDYPTADGWVRLHGNYPAHHRAVLTALAVPESEVAAALRTASALAVEEAVLAAGGAAAAQRTRGDWLGTPQARALARLPLIELTCRYDTPRRPLGQAERPLAGVRVLDLTRVIAGPVAGRTLAGHGADVLRVGADHLALVEPLVVDTGFGKHFCHLDLRDPAARDTLRELVRQADVLIQAFRPGALAQLGLGPDDCAALNPGLVTVSVSAYGQAGPWSGRRGFDSLVQVATGIAHETATAAEADRPVPLPAQILDHATGHLAALAAVEGLRRRSQHGGSWHAEVSLARTAAWLDGLGRHDGLALPEPRVEDLLTETDTPFGRVRHARPAGTIAGQAPYWANPPHRPGADPAAFR; encoded by the coding sequence ATGAACGCTCTCCAGCAGGTGTGGGGCGTGCTCGGCGGGAACCCCGCCGATCTGGCCTCGGTCACCGTGACCAGCCCGGACGAGATCCTTCCTTCGATCTTCAAGGTGACCGAGGCGGCCACCGCGGTGGTGGCGGCGGGCTCGCTGGCCGCGGCCAGGCTGTGGCGGACCCGTGGGGGTCCCGGCCCTGAGGTCACCGTGGACGGCCGGGCCGCCGCGGTCGCCCTGCGCAGCGAGCGCTACCTCCGGATCGACGGCGTCGTGCCGCCGGTCTGGGGGCCGCTGTCCGGGGACTACCCGACCGCGGACGGCTGGGTGCGGCTGCACGGCAACTACCCCGCGCACCACCGGGCGGTGCTGACCGCGCTGGCGGTGCCGGAGTCCGAGGTGGCCGCCGCGCTGCGCACCGCCTCGGCGCTGGCGGTGGAGGAGGCGGTGCTGGCCGCCGGTGGCGCGGCCGCCGCCCAGCGCACCCGCGGCGACTGGCTGGGCACACCGCAGGCCCGCGCGCTGGCCAGGCTGCCGCTGATCGAGCTGACCTGCCGTTACGACACCCCGCGCCGCCCGCTGGGCCAGGCGGAACGGCCGCTGGCCGGGGTGCGGGTGCTCGACCTGACCAGGGTGATCGCCGGACCGGTGGCCGGCCGGACGCTGGCCGGGCACGGCGCGGACGTGCTCCGGGTGGGCGCTGACCACCTGGCGCTGGTGGAACCGCTGGTGGTGGACACCGGCTTCGGCAAGCACTTCTGCCACCTGGACCTGCGCGATCCGGCGGCCAGGGACACCCTGCGCGAGCTGGTCCGCCAGGCCGACGTGCTCATCCAGGCGTTCCGGCCGGGCGCGCTGGCCCAGCTCGGCCTCGGCCCGGACGACTGCGCCGCGCTCAACCCCGGCCTGGTCACGGTGTCGGTCAGCGCCTACGGCCAGGCGGGCCCGTGGTCGGGGCGGCGCGGCTTCGACAGCCTGGTGCAGGTGGCCACCGGCATCGCACACGAGACGGCCACCGCGGCCGAGGCCGACCGCCCAGTGCCGCTGCCCGCCCAGATCCTGGACCACGCCACCGGTCACCTGGCCGCGCTGGCCGCGGTGGAGGGACTGCGCCGCCGGTCCCAGCACGGCGGGTCCTGGCACGCCGAGGTGTCGCTGGCCCGCACCGCGGCCTGGCTGGACGGGCTCGGCCGCCACGACGGGCTCGCGCTGCCGGAGCCGAGGGTCGAGGACCTGCTGACCGAGACGGACACCCCGTTCGGCCGGGTCCGGCACGCGCGCCCGGCGGGCACGATCGCGGGTCAGGCGCCGTACTGGGCCAACCCGCCGCACCGGCCGGGCGCGGATCCCGCGGCGTTCCGCTGA
- a CDS encoding SAM-dependent methyltransferase yields MTSAPPPRSSLAVFVSAVLRQPSLIGAVVPSSPALAARLASVVPGQGEPLVVELGAGTGAVSGAIESRLGGRGRYLAIELEEDLAMHVQAAHPKIEVVNANAADLDKVLADRGVGEPGMVDAVVSGLPWVLIPEQVQRQIIGHVADGIGQTGVFTTFAYVHALGMVGARKFRILLESVFDEVLLTRVVWRNVPPAITYVCRRPKT; encoded by the coding sequence GTGACATCAGCACCCCCACCACGCAGCTCGCTGGCCGTTTTCGTCTCCGCGGTCCTGCGGCAGCCGAGCCTCATCGGCGCGGTCGTGCCCAGCTCCCCGGCGCTCGCGGCCCGGCTCGCCTCGGTCGTGCCCGGCCAGGGTGAGCCGCTGGTGGTGGAGCTGGGCGCGGGCACCGGCGCGGTCAGCGGCGCGATCGAGTCGCGGCTGGGTGGCCGGGGCCGCTACCTGGCGATCGAGCTGGAGGAGGACCTGGCCATGCACGTGCAGGCCGCCCATCCCAAGATCGAGGTCGTCAACGCCAACGCCGCCGACCTGGACAAAGTGCTCGCCGACCGCGGTGTGGGCGAACCCGGCATGGTGGACGCGGTCGTCTCCGGCCTGCCCTGGGTGCTGATCCCGGAGCAGGTGCAGCGGCAGATCATCGGCCACGTCGCCGACGGCATCGGCCAGACCGGGGTGTTCACCACCTTCGCCTACGTGCACGCGCTCGGCATGGTCGGCGCGCGCAAGTTCCGCATCCTGCTGGAGTCGGTCTTCGACGAGGTGCTGCTCACCAGGGTGGTCTGGCGCAACGTGCCGCCGGCCATCACCTACGTGTGCCGGCGTCCCAAGACATGA
- a CDS encoding patatin-like phospholipase family protein produces the protein MGGAGSSDVYRFRADLHRLLRPWQLLRLADDLVGNALGAIGWTWLLDTAPARKTLAKVLAGDELLVDDEVVAVVSAVEHATGHVTRFTNVLPPEHRRTDRFRRVELTVDHLLASAAAPVLFPPVEIDGVEYTDAGLVANTPLSPALAYEPDTVVVAASSRRQPTDTPDSLDEALGLLFANVARFAVEQDFRHAQTVNKLAKAGATDKRQVELVLVEPSADFSISGFVRFSPDTARAVAEHGRSRALELLG, from the coding sequence GTGGGCGGAGCTGGGTCCTCGGACGTCTACCGCTTCCGCGCCGACCTGCACCGGCTGCTGCGGCCCTGGCAGCTGCTGCGGCTGGCCGATGACCTGGTGGGCAACGCGCTGGGCGCGATCGGCTGGACCTGGCTGCTGGACACCGCCCCGGCCCGCAAGACCCTGGCCAAGGTGCTCGCCGGGGATGAGCTGCTGGTCGACGACGAGGTGGTCGCGGTGGTCTCCGCGGTGGAGCACGCCACCGGGCACGTCACCCGGTTCACCAACGTGCTGCCGCCGGAGCACCGGCGCACCGACCGGTTCCGGCGGGTCGAGCTGACCGTGGACCATCTGCTGGCCAGCGCGGCGGCCCCGGTGCTGTTCCCGCCGGTGGAGATCGACGGGGTGGAGTACACCGACGCCGGGCTGGTCGCCAACACCCCGCTCTCGCCCGCGCTGGCCTACGAGCCGGACACGGTGGTCGTGGCGGCTTCTTCCCGGCGGCAGCCCACGGACACACCGGACTCGCTGGACGAGGCGCTCGGGCTGCTGTTCGCCAACGTGGCGCGCTTCGCGGTGGAGCAGGACTTCCGGCACGCGCAGACGGTGAACAAGCTGGCCAAGGCCGGGGCCACGGACAAACGTCAGGTGGAGCTGGTGCTGGTGGAGCCGAGCGCGGACTTCAGCATCTCCGGCTTCGTCCGGTTCTCCCCGGACACCGCGCGGGCCGTGGCCGAGCACGGCCGGTCCAGGGCGCTGGAGCTGCTGGGCTGA
- a CDS encoding GMC family oxidoreductase has product MTEHVDVVVVGTGFGGSVSAYRLAEAGKSVVVLERGRKYPPGSFARSPAEMRGSFWDPARKQYGLFDVWSFRGFASLVSAGVGGGSLIYANVLKRKDERWFVHEEPLPGGGYETWPITRADLEPHYDAVERMLTPAPYPLDHPDFSDMPRTKAMREAATALGLEFERPPLAVRFAARPGGEPGTGLPIEEEWYGNLHGEQRRTCRLCGECNIGCNDGAKNSLDHTYLSAANAYKADIRERSEVRVIRPLAGGGYEVGYRRHQEDGRTTAATIRCDKLVLAAGTFGTLHLLLRNRPRLPRLSKALGTRFTGNGDLLTFLLKAKDRDGMRDLEANRGPVITSAIRVPDAVEGEGIVGRGHYIQDAGYPSFVSWLVEAANAPSQLTRIFGFAAKRLLNAVDRSPSASLSHDLAGLLDDGVFTESSVPLLGMGRDVPDGVVRMRDGWLDIDWTTESSLEYFGGVRATMRGISEVLGGEYHDNPMWLTKRIISVHPLGGAPMGRHPGEGLCDPHGEVFGYPGLYVADGAAMPGPVGPNPSLTIAAWADRLCDRLLGGGGPAHGSTVEPIDPHRSEGAVRVPEEEPAGRGGPAGSAGLSFTEEMSGSFALGESEPRQGELVGRRDERGLTFRLTISIEDIDRFLDDPSHTATATGWLHCDDLGGRVSVPHGRFHLLVPGSATDTRHMYYRLFFDDLAGNPLTLTGRKDLHDDPGLDLWSDTTTLQAWLHAGHVYEDEDPGQAIGAGVLHISWRDFLRQLGTIRATGPDPLSTIERFGRLFLGRLWEVYGPRGPEDEE; this is encoded by the coding sequence ATGACCGAACACGTGGACGTGGTGGTGGTCGGAACCGGCTTCGGCGGTTCCGTCAGCGCCTACCGACTAGCCGAAGCCGGCAAGTCCGTCGTGGTGCTGGAGCGGGGCCGCAAGTACCCGCCCGGCTCCTTCGCCCGCTCCCCCGCGGAGATGCGGGGCAGCTTCTGGGACCCGGCGCGCAAGCAGTACGGGCTGTTCGACGTGTGGAGCTTCCGCGGCTTCGCCTCGCTGGTCTCAGCCGGGGTCGGCGGCGGCTCGCTGATCTACGCCAACGTGCTCAAGCGCAAGGACGAGCGCTGGTTCGTGCACGAGGAGCCGCTGCCCGGCGGCGGCTACGAGACCTGGCCGATCACCCGGGCCGACCTGGAACCGCACTACGACGCGGTGGAACGGATGCTCACGCCCGCTCCGTACCCACTCGACCACCCGGATTTCTCGGACATGCCGAGGACGAAGGCCATGCGCGAGGCGGCGACCGCGCTCGGCCTGGAGTTCGAACGACCGCCGCTGGCAGTCCGGTTCGCGGCTCGGCCAGGGGGCGAGCCGGGAACCGGGCTGCCGATCGAGGAGGAGTGGTACGGCAACCTGCACGGAGAGCAGCGCCGTACCTGCCGGCTGTGCGGCGAGTGCAACATCGGCTGCAACGACGGCGCGAAGAACAGCCTCGACCACACCTACCTGTCCGCGGCGAACGCCTACAAGGCCGACATCCGCGAGCGCAGCGAGGTGCGGGTGATCCGGCCGCTGGCCGGCGGCGGCTACGAGGTGGGCTACCGCAGGCACCAGGAGGACGGCCGCACCACGGCCGCCACCATCCGGTGCGACAAGCTGGTGCTGGCCGCGGGCACCTTCGGCACGCTGCACCTGCTGCTGCGCAACCGGCCGCGGCTGCCCAGGCTGAGCAAGGCGCTGGGCACCAGGTTCACCGGCAACGGCGACCTGCTGACCTTCCTGCTCAAGGCCAAGGACCGGGACGGGATGCGCGACCTGGAGGCCAACCGGGGGCCGGTGATCACCAGCGCGATCCGGGTGCCGGACGCGGTGGAGGGCGAGGGGATCGTCGGGCGCGGGCACTACATCCAGGACGCGGGCTACCCGAGCTTCGTGTCCTGGCTGGTCGAGGCAGCCAACGCGCCGAGCCAGCTGACCAGGATCTTCGGCTTCGCGGCCAAGCGGCTGCTGAACGCGGTGGACCGCTCGCCGAGCGCCTCGCTCTCCCACGACCTGGCCGGGCTGCTCGACGACGGGGTGTTCACCGAGAGCTCGGTGCCGCTGCTGGGCATGGGCCGGGACGTGCCGGACGGGGTGGTCCGGATGCGGGACGGCTGGCTGGACATCGACTGGACGACCGAGTCCAGCCTGGAGTACTTCGGCGGGGTCCGCGCCACCATGCGCGGCATCTCCGAGGTGCTCGGCGGGGAGTACCACGACAACCCGATGTGGCTGACCAAGCGGATCATCTCGGTGCATCCGCTCGGCGGGGCGCCGATGGGGCGGCACCCCGGCGAGGGCCTGTGTGATCCCCACGGCGAGGTGTTCGGCTACCCGGGGCTCTACGTCGCCGACGGCGCGGCGATGCCAGGACCGGTGGGCCCGAACCCCTCGCTGACCATCGCGGCCTGGGCGGACCGTCTCTGTGACCGGCTCCTCGGGGGAGGGGGGCCAGCGCACGGAAGCACGGTCGAGCCCATTGACCCGCACCGTTCGGAGGGAGCGGTGCGGGTCCCCGAGGAGGAGCCGGCCGGTCGAGGGGGGCCGGCCGGCTCCGCCGGGCTGTCCTTCACCGAGGAGATGTCCGGCTCGTTCGCGTTGGGGGAGAGCGAGCCGAGGCAGGGCGAGCTGGTGGGGCGGCGGGACGAGCGGGGGCTCACCTTCCGCCTCACCATCTCCATCGAGGACATCGACCGGTTCCTGGACGACCCGAGCCACACCGCCACCGCCACCGGCTGGCTGCACTGCGACGACCTGGGCGGCCGGGTCTCGGTGCCGCACGGCCGGTTCCACCTGCTGGTGCCGGGTTCGGCGACGGACACCCGGCACATGTACTACCGGCTGTTCTTCGACGACCTGGCGGGCAACCCGCTGACCCTGACCGGGCGCAAGGACCTGCACGACGACCCCGGCCTCGACCTGTGGTCGGACACCACCACCCTGCAGGCCTGGCTGCACGCCGGGCACGTCTACGAGGACGAGGACCCCGGCCAGGCGATCGGCGCCGGGGTGCTGCACATCAGCTGGCGGGACTTCCTGCGGCAGCTGGGCACGATCCGGGCGACCGGGCCGGACCCGCTGAGCACCATCGAGCGGTTCGGGCGGCTGTTCCTCGGCCGGTTGTGGGAGGTCTACGGCCCGCGCGGACCGGAGGACGAGGAGTGA